The following are encoded in a window of Balaenoptera ricei isolate mBalRic1 chromosome 1, mBalRic1.hap2, whole genome shotgun sequence genomic DNA:
- the SZT2 gene encoding KICSTOR complex protein SZT2 isoform X2 codes for MASERPEPEVEEAGQVFLLMKKDYRISRNVRLAWFLNHLHQTVQATPQELLLQSEQELEVLSVLPPGWQPDEPVVPRPFLLVPSTRVTFLAWQYRFVIELDLSPSTGIVDDSTGEILFDEVFHALSRCLGGLLRPFRVPGSCIDFQPEIYVTIQAYSSIIGLQSHQVLVQGCLLDPSQREVFLQQVYEQLCLFEDKVATMLQQQYDSQSQAEDQSPDSGEPPGRKVGVSMVTADLGLVSMIRQGILALQLLPSNSSAGIIVITDGVTSVPDVAVCETLLNQLRSGTVACSFVQVGGVYSYDCSFGHVPNVELMKFIAMATFGSYLSTCPEPEPGNLGLTVYHRAFLLYSFLRSGEALNPEYYCGSQHRLFNEHLVSASSNPALALRRKKHTEKEVPADLVSTVSVRLREGYSVREVTLAKGGSQLEVKLVLLWKHNMRIEYVAVAPWPLEPEGPRGTRVEVTMEGGYDILHDVSCALRQPIRSLYRTHVIRRFWNTLQSINQTDQMLAHLQSFSSVPEHFTLPDSTKSGVPLFYIPPGSTTPVLSLQHSGSDSSHAQFAAYWKPVLSMDANSWQRWLHMHRLVLILEHDTPIPKHLHTPGSNGRYSTVQCRISHSSLTSLLRDWSSFVLVEGYSYVKLLSSAPDQPPSSFYMIRIISKAPCMVLRLGFPIGTPAQARHKIVSDLQEEILRLRFPHRVQSKEPTPKVKRKGLGGAGGANSPSKSPPMLGPQQALSDRPCLVVLHKPLDKLLIRYEKLPLDYRAPFLLTLEPPGPLPLVSGRSASSSLASLSRYLYHQRWLWSIPSGLAPALPLSAIAQLLSILTEVRLSEGFHFACSGEGIINMVLELPIQNEPPGQAAVEERHTCVVQYILFPPHSTSTKDSFSTDDDNDVEVEALEGDSELNLVTEVWVEPQYGRVGPGPESWRHLQDLAYSEIPRALHPRDAACIGSMLSFEYLLQLCQSKEWSPLPPEPRVSDGLDQGGDACVHEIPFHFDLMGLLPQCQQIQMFFLLLSREPEGVPLAEGPCPANDMVLCLLHSCLGQELSDRELPLPAADQAAFLREVLRRSCHSPRPEGPPLGDCGILKDQAGGSAQASGDSVLPTRSLGPSETLGPVNSAQPPQWRCYARLVTPQHVFLTFLPATFSDVQHLAACGLEGPSQEETKSKFEDCSGAPSLKDLGGTGVRATKSQVPILSVTPASDSAQNPGELSPPFHRDLPAYTGRQASQTEGADGPRTRCPVYIYSCSLEALREQMVGVQPPQAPRDLVFRTQLLDQPALSSAWMEPRHKEAATHCALLQEHAQRCYVRGLFRSLQQAQSVTLQDMLIAVDACEELLQEVDITPFLLALCGHTRGLPHAPPSPGPLSPGPFSSSVEEGPEPRERAVLASESSIETEDLSEPEFQSTRVPGHPDPGLEISLTDVCQLRGEAHDALHSLIQEKFLEISGLYFRTVPSNPHYFFYCPPSSRREDEGPRDTGDRKVSDLEFSEAELMGEEGDTSACCVVTESDPELEVEYLESREPDLGPAGLDSASLSDADTVNPDEDSFSILGGDSPTGPESLAHDLPPLFLHLTCSVRLRGQHSSVPVCSLPTCLGQVLSSLEGPPIGGRVLLRDLSVTLDVFVLTLPLEVELPPTSDPQHHRSTSESSTSFPRSPGQPSDDGLGPPLPPPGEDRHPGLSNLATPHRLAIETTMSEIRWLLEDEMVGALRRGGLPQSPALHRAAAHIHSSLGRSTCLRQTLPLSFVFGPERSLTQFKEEFRRLHLPGHVLLEDADSGFFFVAVGQEPGGSRGEPPSAAWAWHSQEDRAEGVEGEALTASPQAPGSPEDSEGPLLISLPSLPQRGSQPGPSRGLSLMSSQGSVDSDHLGYDGGSSGSDSEGPSETPGEKAPFTLRTPPGPAPPQPSLAGLPGPCLPDFWLIVRVLQDRVEVYAHARSLIREDGGPGTECRHLQQLLVRRVGEICREVNQRLLLQDLHDSHVCNSLLVAESEEDLWRSETPFHSRQRVPLPSDDYAADESCGPRGYLAATMQFVPGHFSCDVVWGTVIRVHSRLKMGPSMGVSRAIQALRSVLNAFSVVNRKNMFVYQERATKAVYYLRLLETSCSERPWDGDALPPSLALSRSQEPIYSEEASGPRSPLDMASSRGSDAARPVGQVDRHIQLLVHGVGQAGPEITDELVRVLRRRLDEATLDVITVMLVRNCKLTPADVEFIQPPGSLPSEVLHLALPPSCRPWLPALAWYLRQNLLIFLHSPKYTDSNSRNHFQHPLPPQGGLPDLDIYLYNKPGGQGTGGKGVACITLAFVDKEGAPISLASWPPSSPGPPDPLQEEEFEQLTQVTRCPVVPDNSSAPNGAPRLRLDVWEKGNISIVQLEEKLRAAARQSLADAIMELRLLPASLCTEDTSPGSLKSGSLETKSPAGRASIFPPGPGPRPGEPVTPPSKAGRRSFWDMLSKTECGDLGSPKTTDDIVLDRPEDTRGRRRHKTESVRTPGGTERAAGPESGAQRQRRRTTQLEEGEAGTLQPVFALVAQRWMEFMVQMGCASVSRSSTHMVSRFLLPSVLSEFTTLVTSMAGDTSVRIFEQHLASEPEIFSPCSLGQLGPTPRPAAERHLLLLGRNFSQWRRPTQQAAKAVQRFEPGGDGSLGRNAPRQRFLLLEVMDKKLQLLTYNWAPDLGAALGRALVRLVQWQNARAHLIFCLLSQKLGLFHHYGQLDFPVRDAKEPNPFLLPTMEAETLIRSASPPLSREQGRLSGSSRGGGPLALDTFPFDEALRDITAARPSSSLGPVPRPPDPVTYHGQQFLEIKMAERRELERQMKMENLFVTWQQRSAPASMPISAGELETLKQSSRLVHYCATALLFDPAAWLHGPPETSGPLEGQRRHRPESGSGSREASASCDSSDGPPPGAREEPWLKELSLAFLQQYVQYLQSMGFVLVPLRPPSPARSTSRLRAMAILGTEGRGSFSCPKAKTEGSPKSTGSPVTTYHLQRALPGGIILMELAFQGCYFCVKQFALECSRIPMGQAVNSQLSMLFTEECDKVRDLMHVHSFSYDFHLRLVHQHVLGAHLVLRHGYHLTTFLRHFLAHHPDGPHFGRNHIYQGTLELPTPLIAAHQLYNYVADHASSYHMKPLRMARPGGPEHNEYALVSAWHSSGSYLDSEGLRHQDDFDVSLLVCHCAAPFEEQGEAERHVLRLQFFVVLTSQRELFPRLTADMRRFRKPPRLPPEPEAPGSSAGSPGEASGVGLAPGPAPLFPPLAAEVGVARARLAQLVRLAGGHCRRDTLWKRLFLLEPPGPDRLRLGGRLALAELEELLEAVHAKSIGDIDPQLDCFLSMTVSWYQSLIKVLLSRFPQSCRHFQSPDLGTQYLVVLNQKFTDCFVLVFLDSHLGKTSLTVVFREPFPVQPQDSESPPAQLVSTYHHLESVINTACFTLWTRLL; via the exons GTGCTGGTCCAGGGCTGCCTTTTGGACCCTTCCCAGCGGGAGGTGTTCCTGCAGCAGGTGTATGAGCAGCTCTGTCTCTTTGAGGATAAGGTGGCCACCATGCTGCAGCAGCAGTATGATTCCCAGAGCCAG GCAGAGGACCAGTCTCCAGACTCAGGGGAGCCCCCAGGTCGGAAAGTGGGAGTCTCCATGGTGACAGCTGATCTTGGACTGGTCAGTATGATTCGTCAGGGCATCTTGGCACTGCAGTTGCTGCCGTCAAACTCCAGTGCAG GTATCATTGTGATCACAGATGGGGTTACCAGTGTCCCTGATGTTGCTGTCTGTGAGACGTTGCTGAACCAGCTTCGCAGTGGCACTGTGGCTTGTTCCTTTGTGCAG GTAGGAGGAGTTTATTCTTATGACTGTAGTTTTGGCCATGTGCCCAACGTGGAACTGATGAAGTTCATCGCGATGGCAACATTTGGCTCCTACCTGTCCACTTGTCCTGAGCCCGAGCCAGGCAACCTGGGTCTGACTGTCTACCACCGGGCGTTTCTCCTCTACTCCTTCCTGCGCAGTGGGGAAGCCCTGAACCCTGAATATTACTGTG GCTCTCAGCACCGCCTGTTTAATGAGCACCTGGTCTCCGCAAGCAGCAACCCTGCCTTGGCCCTGCGCCGGAAAAAGCACACTGAGAAGGAGGTGCCGGCTGACTTGGTCAGCACCGTGTCTGTGCGGCTTCGAGAGGGCTACAGTGTCCGAGAGGTCACACTGGCCAAAG GAGGGTCCCAGCTGGAGGTGAAGCTGGTGTTGCTGTGGAAACACAACATGCGCATCGAGTATGTGGCTGTGGCACCCTGGCCCCTGGAGCCTGAGGGCCCTCGAGGCACCCGGGTGGAAGTGACAATGGAAGGTGGCTATGACATCCTGCATGATGTGTCCTGTGCGCTAAGGCAACCCATTCGCTCGCTGTATCGGACCCACGTTATCCGGCGGTTCTGGAACACGCTGCAGAG CATTAATCAGACGGACCAGATGCTAGCCCACCTTCAGTCCTTCTCCTCAGTCCCGGAACATTTCACGCTTCCCGACAGCACCAAGAGCGGAGTGCCTCTCTTCTACATCCCGCCTGGCTCCACCACCCCG GTGCTCTCCCTTCAGCACAGTGGTTCCGACTCCTCGCACGCCCAGTTCGCTGCCTACTGGAAGCCAGTGCTGTCCATGGACGCTAACTCTTGGCAGCGTTGGCTGCACATGCATCGCCTGGTGCTAATCCTGGAACATGACAC GCCAATCCCCAAGCACCTGCACACCCCGGGCAGCAATGGCCGCTACAGCACCGTCCAGTGCAGGATCTCACACTCCTCGCTGACCTCCCTGCTCCGTGACTGGAGCAGCTTCGTGCTAGTCGAGGGCTATTCCTATGTGAAGCTGCTCTCCAG TGCCCCAGACcagcccccctcctccttctACATGATCCGCATCATTTCCAAGGCCCCGTGCATGGTGCTCCGCCTGGGTTTCCCCATCGGCACGCCAGCACAGGCTCGGCACAAG ATCGTGTCAGACTTGCAGGAAGAAATCCTGCGCCTACGTTTCCCCCACCGGGTGCAAAGCAAGGAGCCAACACCCAAGGTGAAACGAAAAGGGCTGGGGGGCGCCGGTGGGGCCAACTCTCCCTCCAAGTCCCCCCCCAtgctggggccacagcaggcCCTGTCTGATCGGCCCTGCCTTGTGGTCCTGCATAAGCCACTGGACAAGCTGCTCATCAG GTATGAGAAGCTACCGCTGGACTACCGGGCACCCTTCTTGCTGACACTGGAGCCACCAGGGCCACTGCCCCTGGTGTCGGGCCGCTCAGCCTCTTCTAGCCTAGCGTCGCTATCCCGCTACCTCTACCATCAGCGCTGGCTCTGGAGCATCCCATCAGGACTGGCCCCCGCACTGCCGCTCAGCGCCATCGCCCAGctcctctccatcctcactgA AGTCCGGCTCTCGGAAGGGTTCCACTTTGCCTGCAGCGGGGAAGGAATCATCAACATGGTCCTGGAGCTTCCAATTCAG AACGAGCCCCCGGGGCAGGCTGCAGTCGAAGAGAGGCACACGTGCGTCGTCCAGTACATCCTCTTCCCCCCGCACTCTACCTCCACCAAGGACAG CTTCTCAACAGATGATGACAACGATGTGGAGGTGGAGGCCCTGGAGGGAGACTCGGAGCTCAACCTGGTCACCGAGGTGTGGGTGGAGCCACAGTATGGACGAGTGGGACCTGGCCCTGAGAGCTGGAGGCACCTCCAGGACTTGGCATACTCTGAGATCCCTCGAGCT CTCCACCCTCGGGATGCTGCCTGCATAGGCTCCATGCTGAGCTTTGAGTACTTGTTACAGCTGTGCCAGAGCAAGGAGTGGAGTCCCCTGCCCCCAGAGCCGAGGGTCTCTGACG gatTGGACCAGGGAGGAGACGCCTGTGTCCATGAGATCCCTTTCCATTTTGACCTAATGGGACTGTTGCCGCAGTGCCAGCAGATCCAGatgttcttccttctgctttccaGAG AGCCAGAGGGCGTCCCTCTCGCCGAGGGGCCCTGTCCCGCCAACGACATGGTGCTGTGCCTGCTGCACAGCTGCCTGGGGCAGGAGCTGAGTGACCGGGAGCTCCCGCTGCCCGCCGCCGACCAGGCCGCCTTCCTGCGCGAGGTGCTGCGGAGGAGCTGCCACAGTCCAC GTCCAGAGGGGCCACCATTGGGGGACTGCGGGATCCTGAAGGATCAAGCAGGCGGCAGCGCCCAGGCCAGCGGAGACTCAGTTCTTCCCACCCGG AGTCTAGGCCCTTCTGAAACTCTCGGGCCTGTCAATTCTGCCCAGCCCCCTCAGTGGCGCTGCTATGCAAGGCTTGTGACCCCCCAGCATGTGTTTCTGACTTTCCTCCCTGCGACCTTCTCAG atGTCCAGCATCTGGCTGCCTGTGGCCTGGAGGGACCCTCTCAAGAGGAGACAAAGTCTAAGTTCGAGGACTGCAGTGGGGCTCCCAGCCTGAAAGATCTGGGAGGAACTGGGGTCAGGGCAACAAAGTCCCAGGTCCCCATCCTCAGTGTCACCCCAGCCAGCG ACAGTGCCCAGAATCCAGGAGAGCTGAGCCCACCCTTCCATCGGGACTTACCAGCTTACACTGGGCGCCAGGCTTCACAGACAGAGGGTGCAGATGGGCCCCGGACCCGGTGTCCTGTCTACATCTATAGCTGTTCCCTGGAAGCGCTGAGGGAGCAGATGGTGGGTGTGCAGCCCCCTCAGGCGCCCCGAGACCTCGTCTTCCG GACTCAGCTCCTCGACCAGCCTGCCCTCTCCTCAGCCTGGATGGAGCCCAGGCACAAGGAGGCAGCTACCCACTGTGCCTTGCTGCAGGAGCATGCACAGCGATGCTACGTCCGTG GGCTGTTCCGGAGCTTGCAGCAAGCACAGAGCGTGACCTTGCAGGACATGCTGATAGCAGTGGACGCCTGTGAGGAGCTACTACAGGAAGTAGACATCACCCCTTTTCTGCTCGCACTGTGTGGCCACACTCGGGGTTTGCCTCATGCACCCCCAAGCCCTGGTCCTCTCAGCCCTGGGCCCTTCAGCAGCAGTGTGGAGGAGGGCCCCGAGCCTCGGGAACGAGCTGTCTTGGCTTCTGAGTCCAG CATAGAGACCGAGGACCTAAGCGAGCCTGAGTTTCAGAGCACCCGTGTCCCTGGCCATCCAGACCCTGGCCTGGAGATATCTCTGACAGACGTCTGCCAGCTCAGAGGAGAGGCACACGATGCCCTGCATAGCCTCATCCAG GAGAAGTTCCTGGAGATCAGCGGTCTGTACTTCCGCACAGTGCCCTCCAATCCCCACTACTTCTTCTATTGCCCTCCATCCAGCAGGCGTGAG GATGAGGGCCCCCGGGACACAGGAGACAGAAAAGTCAGTGACTTGGAGTTTTCAGAGGCTGAGCTCATGGGAGAAGAAG GAGACACATCTGCCTGCTGTGTCGTCACCGAGAGTGACCCAGAGCTGGAGGTGGAATACCTCGAGAGCCGTGAACCAGACCTGGGGCCTGCTGGGCTGGACTCCGCCTCATTGTCAGACGCAGATACCGTGAACCCCGATGAAGACTCCTTCAGCATCCTGGGGGGCGACTCACCCACGGGGCCCGAGAGCCTGGCACATGACCTGCCACCACTCTTCCTGCACCTCACATGCTCCGTGCGGCTACGCGGCCAGCACAGCTCAGTACCCGTGTGcagcctgcccacctgcctgg gcCAGGTGCTTTCTAGTCTGGAAGGCCCCCCCATTGGAGGCCGAGTTCTTCTGCGGGACCTCAGTGTCACTCTGGACGTCTTTGTGCTGACCTTGCCCCTGGAAGTGGAGCTTCCCCCGACCTCAGACCCTCAGCACCACCG GTCAACATCTGAGAGCAGTACGTCCTTCCCACGATCCCCAGGGCAACCATCCGATGATGGCCTGGGGCCCCCACTGCCACCTCCAGGAGAAGACAG GCACCCAGGACTATCTAATTTGGCCACACCCCACAGACTGGCTATTGAGACCACCATGAGTGAG ATCCGCTGGTTGCTGGAGGATGAGATGGTGGGGGCACTCCGAAGAGGGGGCCTCCCCCAGAGCCCTGCCCTGCACCGTGCAGCTGCCCACATCCATAGCTCTCTTGGACGCTCCACCTGCCTTCGCCAAACTCTGCCACTGAGCTTTGTGTTCGGGCCAGAGCGTTCCCTCACACAATTCAAGGAG GAGTTCCGCCGCCTCCACCTCCCTGGGCATGTTCTTCTTGAGGACGCTGACAGTGGCTTCTTCTTTGTGGCAGTTGGCCAAGAGCCAGGTGGGTCTCGTGGGGAGCCCCCTTCGGCGGCCTGGGCTTGGCACAGCCAGGAGGACAGGGCGGAAGGCGTTGAAGGGGAG GCCCTGACAGCCAGCCCCCAAGCCCCTGGCTCCCCAGAGGATTCTGAGGGCCCCCTGCTCATCAGTCTGCCCAGCCTGCCCCAGCGAG gGAGCCAGCCTGGGCCCAGCCGGGGACTCAGCCTCATGTCCAGTCAGGGCAGTGTGGACTCAGACCACCTAG GTTACGACGGTGGCAGCAGTGGCTCAGACAGTGAGGGTCCCAGTGAGACCCCAGGTGAGAAGGCCCCCTTCACGCTGCGGACCCCGCCCGGCCCAGCACCTCCACAGCCTTCGCTCGCGGGCCTCCCTGGGCCCTGCCTGCCTGACTTCTGGCTCATCGTCCGGGTGCTGCAGGACCGTGTGGAAGTGTATGCACACGCACG GAGCCTGATTCGGGAGGATGGGGGGCCAGGCACTGAGTGTCGCCACCTGCAGCAGCTCCTGGTGAGGCGAGTTGGGGAGATCTGCAGGGAGGTCAACCAG CGGCTGCTTCTTCAGGACCTTCATGACAGTCACGTGTGTAACTCTCTTCTGGTGGCTGAGAGTGAAGAAGATCTATGGCGCAGCGAGACCCCCTTCCACTCCCGTCAGCGGGTACCACTGCCCAGTGATG ATTACGCTGCTGATGAGAGCTGTGGACCCCGAGGGTACCTAGCAGCCACCATGCAGTTTGTCCCTGGCCATTTCTCCTGTGACGTTGTGTGGGGAACCGTGATTCGAGTCCACTCACGCCTCAAAATGGGGCCCAGCATGGGGGTCTCTCGGG CCATCCAGGCCCTGCGCTCTGTGCTCAATGCCTTCTCCGTGGTGAACCGGAAGAATATGTTTGTTTATCAGGAGCGAGCAACGAAGGCTGTGTACTATCTGCG GCTCCTGGAGACGTCCTGCAGTGAGCGGCCATGGGACGGCGATGCCCTGCCCCCGTCCCTAGCTCTGTCCCGAAGCCAGGAGCCCATCTACTCTGAGGAAGCCTCG GGTCCTCGTTCTCCCCTGGACATGGCCTCCAGCCGAGGTTCAGATGCTGCTCGTCCTGTGGGCCAAGTGGACAGACATATCCAGCTGCTGGTGCATGGCGTAGGGCAGGCAG GTCCCGAGATCACAGATGAGCTGGTGCGGGTTCTGCGTCGGCGCCTGGATGAGGCCACCCTGGACGTCATCACGGTCATGCTCGTTCGGAACTGCAAGCTGACGCCGGCTGACGTGGAg TTCATCCAGCCCCCTGGAAGTCTGCCCTCGGAGGTGCTGCATCTGGCGCTGCCGCCCTCCTGCAGGCCCTGGCTTCCTGCCCTGGCCTGGTACCTGCGGCAGAATCTGCTCATCTTCCTGCACTCCCCCAAGTACACAGACAGCAACAGCCGGAACCACTTCCAG CATCCACTCCCACCACAGGGTGGCCTCCCCGACTTGGACATCTACTTGTACAACAAGCCTGGAGGACAAGGCACTGGGGGCAAAG GGGTCGCCTGCATCACTCTAGCTTTTGTGGATAAGGAGGGAGCCCCCATCTCACTGGCATCATGGCCCCCCTCTTCTCCGGGGCCCCCAGACCCACTGCAGGAGGAGGAATTTGAGCAGCTGACTCAAGTCACTCGCTGCCCAGTCGTGCCGGATAATTCTTCAG CTCCGAACGGGGCCCCACGGCTTCGACTGGATGTGTGGGAAAAGGGGAACATCAGTATCGTGCAGCTGGAGGAGAAGCTCCGAGCAGCAGCTCGCCAGTCCCTGGCTGATGCCATCATGGAGCTCCGGCTGCTGCCAGCTTCACTATGTACAGAGGACACGTCCCCAG GAAGTCTCAAGAGCGGGTCATTGGAAACCAAGAGCCCTGCAGGCCGAGCTAGCATCTTtccccctggccctggccctcgcCCTGGCGAGCCTGTGACACCCCCAAGCAAAGCTGGCCGACGTAGCTTCTGGGATATGCTG AGTAAAACAGAATGTGGGGACTTGGGTTCCCCCAAAACAACTGATGACATTGTCCTGGATCGGCCAGAAGACACTCGGGGCCGGAGGCGTCACAAAACAGAGAGTGTTCGGACTCCCGGTGGGACTGAGCGGGCAGCAGGCCCAGAGTCTGGAGCCCAGAgacaaag ACGCAGgaccacacagctggaggagggtGAGGCGGGCACCCTGCAGCCTGTGTTTGCTCTTGTCGCTCAGCGCTGGATGGAGTTCATGGTTCAGATGG GATGTGCCTCGGTGTCCAGGAGCTCCACTCACATGGTGTCCCGGTTCCTGCTCCCATCTGTCCTGTCTGAATTCACCACTCTGGTCACCTCAATGGCTGGAGACACCAGTGTCCGCATCTTTGAGCAGCATTT GGCTTCTGAGCCAGAGATCTTCAGTCCTTGTTCCCTTGGACAGCTGGGCCCAACTCCCCGCCCGGCAGCTGAGCGGCATCTGCTGCTTCTGGGGAGGAACTTCTCGCAGTGGAGGAGACCCACCCAGCAGG CTGCCAAAGCCGTGCAGCGCTTCGAGCCAGGAGGCGACGGGAGCTTGGGGCGAAATGCTCCCCGGCAGAGATTCTTGCTGCTGGAGGTCATGGACAAGAAG ctgcagctgctgacctacAACTGGGCTCCAGACCTGGGGGCGGCCCTGGGCCGAGCACTGGTTCGCCTCGTGCAGTGGCAGAACGCACGCGCCCATCTCATCTTCTGCCTCCTCAGCCAGAAGCTTGGGCTCTTCCACCACTACGGCCAGTTGGACTTCCCAGTGCGCGACGCAAAG GAGCCAAACCCATTCCTGCTGCCGACCATGGAAGCAGAGACCCTCATCCGGAGTGCAAGCCCCCCTCTGAGCCGCGAGCAGGGACGGCTGAGTGGGTCCTCTCGGGGTGGGGGCCCCCTTGCCCTGGACACATTCCCCTTCGATGAGGCCCTAAGGGATATCACGGCCGCCCGCCCCAGCTCCTCCCTCGGCCCTGTGCCCAGACCGCCCGATCCTGTCACCTACCATGGACAACAGTTCctggagatcaagatggcagagcgcAGAG AACTGGAGCGCCAGATGAAGATGGAGAACCTGTTTGTAACGTGGCAGCAGCGCTCCGCCCCAGCCAGCATGCCCATCAGT GCCGGGGAGCTGGAGACCCTGAAACAGTCGTCTCGCCTGGTGCATTACTGTGCGACGGCACTGCTCTTCGACCCCGCAGCCTGGCTGCATGGGCCCCCAGAGACCTCTGGGCCCCTGGAGGGGCAG CGGCGCCACCGCCCTGAGTCAGGGTCTGGGAGCCGAGAGGCCTCCGCCAGCTGCGACTCCTCGGATGGGCCTCCACCGGGCGCCCGGGAGGAGCCTTGGCTGAAGGAGCTGAGCTTGGCTTTCCTGCAGCAGTACGTGCAGTatctgcagagcatgggctttgtgCTGGTGCCGCTGCGGCCCCCCTCGCCCGCCCGCAG CACCAGCCGGCTGCGGGCCATGGCTATCCTTGGAACAGAAGGTCGGGGTTCCTTCTCCTGCCCGAAAGCCAAGACTGAAGGGAGCCCCAAG agcactggctctccAGTGACCACGTACCACCTGCAGCGGGCACTGCCCGGGGGCATCATCCTCATGGAGCTGGCTTTCCAG GGCTGTTACTTCTGTGTCAAACAGTTTGCCCTGGAATGTTCCCGAATCCCCATGGGGCAAGCTGTCAACTCTCAG ctgTCCATGCTGTTCACGGAGGAGTGTGACAAGGTGCGGGACCTGATGCATGTGCACTCGTTTAGCTACGACTTCCACCTGCGCCTCGTGCACCAGCACGTGCTGGGCGCCCACCTGGTGCTGCGGCACGGCTACCACCTCACCACCTTCCTGCGACACTTCCTGGCCCACCACCCTGATGGGCCCCACTTCGGCCGCAATCACATTTACCAAG GGACCCTGGAGCTCCCCACTCCGCTCATTGCTGCCCACCAGCTGTACAACTACGTGGCCGACCATGCCAGCTCCTACCACATGAAGCCACTACGGATGGCCCGGCCAGGAGGCCCGGAACATAACGAGTACGCCCTGGTGTCGGCGTGGCACAG CTCTGGCTCCTACCTGGACTCTGAGGGACTTCGTCACCAGGACGACTTCGACGTGTCTCTGCTTGTTTGTCACTGTGCCGCACCCTTTGAGGAGCAAGGAGAGGCCGAACGGCACGTTCTGCG gCTGCAGTTCTTCGTGGTGCTCACCAGCCAACGAGAGCTCTTCCCCAGACTCACTGCTGACATGCGCCGGTTCCGGAAGCCGCCCAGACTGCCCCCTGAGCCAGAGGCTCCTGGGAGCTCAGCCGGTAGCCCTGGGGAGGCCTCAGGGGTTGGTCTGGCCCCTGGACCGgctcccctcttccccccactGGCTGCAGAGGTGGGCGTGGCACGGGCACGGCTGGCTCAGCTGGTACGGCTGGCTGGAGGGCATTGCCGTCGGGACACCCTTTGGAAGCGCCTCTTCTTGTTGGAACCACCAGGACCTGATCGGCTGCGACTAGGGGGGCGCCTGGCCCTGGCTGAGCTGGAGGAGCTCCTAGAAGCAGTCCATGCCAAATCCATTGGCGACATCGACCCCCAGCTG GACTGCTTCCTGTCTATGACGGTCTCCTGGTACCAGAGCCTGATCAAGGTTCTCCTGAGCCGCTTTCCCCAGAGCTGTCGCCATTTCCAGAGCCCAGACTTGGGAACTCAGTACCTG GTTGTGCTGAATCAGAAGTTCACTGACTGTTTTGTGCTAGTGTTTCTGGATTCCCACTTGGGAAAGACG TCTCTGACAGTGGTTTTCCGAGAGCCCTTCCCGGTACAGCCCCAGGACAGCGAGAGCCCCCCTGCCCAGCTGGTCTCTACTTACCACCACCTGGAGTCCGTCATCAACACAGCCTGCTTCACCCTCTGGACCCGCCTCCTCTGA